One Chloroherpetonaceae bacterium genomic window, CTACGCAATAGCCGAGCTGGGGTTGCTTGGGCAACTTCGACTGAGCAATGCCATTCTGACACCACATCTGGGTGAGTTTGAACGCCTGACCGGTGTGGCAGCCGAAGAAGTGAGTACTGACAAGCTCTACTACGCGCGCGAGTTTGCAAAGCAATACTCACTTGGGCTACTGCTCAAGGGGGCGCCAACCCTCATCGTGGCGCAGGGGCACTGTTACCTGAGCAATAGCGGCACCGCAGCCCTTGCCACAGCAGGCACAGGAGATGTGCTGGCAGGAATGATTGTCTCGCTGGCAGCGCAAGGTCTATCAATAGATGTTGCTGCAGCATGTGCAGCCTACCTACACGGTGAGGCAGGCAAAACTGCCGAAGAGGCGGTCGGAATGGTGTCTGCAACGGATGTCTTACGTGCGCTCTAAATTGCGCTGGAAAAATTGCACCAAGAACCAACTGAATGGTCGCTGCAGAACACACTGCTTCAAAAAGGTCGGATTGCACAGCCGCTCTGTGTAGCATGACTTAAACCGAGACTGCAAATCATCAGCGCAAAGCGATATGCCAACCAAACGCTCCGTAAACACGCCCGTCGCTGCATCAAGCAAAAAAGTGCAAGCAAAGCATCGCAGGGCGCACGCTGCCAAACAAACAAGCTCAACTTGTGACAGCAGGCGCGATGAGCACAAGAAACATCTTCAAACTGCGAAGCCAGAGACGCTTGGAGCGAAGTTTGAACGACTTTACGACATCGTGGAATTACTCCGAGCGGAATGCCCTTGGGACAGAGCACAAACGCCTGACTCGCTGGTGCATTTAACGCTGGAAGAAGTCTACGAGATGATTCACGCCGTTGATACCAAAGATGAAAAAGAGCTGAAAAAAGAGCTAGGCGACCTGCTGCTACACATTTGCTTCCAAGCCGTGTTAGCAAAAGAGCGAGAAGCCTTTTCAATGCCCGATGTCTTAGATGCAATTGCAGAAAAGCTCATTTTCCGTCACCCACATGTTTTTGGCTCTGAGAGTGCCAAAACAGCCAGTGAAGTAATGCAGAATTGGGAAAAGCTGAAAATGAAAGAAGGACGGAAATCTGCATTGGAAGGTGTTCCGAAAGCAATGCCAGAGCTTTTGCGGGCCTACCGCGTGCAGGAAAAGGCGGCAGGCGTAGGCTTCGACTGGACGCAC contains:
- the mazG gene encoding nucleoside triphosphate pyrophosphohydrolase, which produces MPTKRSVNTPVAASSKKVQAKHRRAHAAKQTSSTCDSRRDEHKKHLQTAKPETLGAKFERLYDIVELLRAECPWDRAQTPDSLVHLTLEEVYEMIHAVDTKDEKELKKELGDLLLHICFQAVLAKEREAFSMPDVLDAIAEKLIFRHPHVFGSESAKTASEVMQNWEKLKMKEGRKSALEGVPKAMPELLRAYRVQEKAAGVGFDWTHADDVLKKIQEEIGELKAATSAEEQEAELGDILFSLVNYCRFIKVNPEDALRKTTEKFIRRFRFVEEQVLKSGKAWSEFTLAELDEFWNTAKQKEKLTQSSMPENAINQKNAFYQ